In Ruminiclostridium josui JCM 17888, the genomic window CAGAATCGTCAATCTAATAACCTCGGGTATACGCGGTGAAGATATGGCTGTACGTCTTAAATACAGCGGCCTAGATACAAAGAAAATCAGAATTATAAAAGACTATCACAGGGTTATTGATGAAGGACTAAAAGCTGTTGCTGACGGCGGATGCTTTTATATTCTGCCTACTTACACAGCTATGTTAGATATCAGAGGCATTTTAAAGAAAAAGTTTAACTTAAAGGAGTTCTGGAAATAGATATGTATCAATTAAAAATTTGTCACTTATACCCTGATCTTTTAAACACCTACGGAGACATGGGAAACATACTTGCTCTAAAAAGGCGTGCTCAGTGGCGCAACATAGATGTATCAGTAACCAATGTCACTATCGGAGACAGTTTTGATTCTGAAGAGTATGATATTGTTTTTCTCGGAGGCGGTCAGGATTACGAGCAAGAGATTATCCAAAAGGATGTGCTGACCCAAAAAGGTACGGAAATTAAAAATGCAGTAGAAGGCAGCAAGGTATTCCTATGTATCTGCGGAGGATATCAGCTTATGGGAAAATACTATAAGACCTGGGACGGAAAAGAGTTGGAATACCTCGGAGCAATTGATTTATGGACAATAGGCAGCAAGGAAAGAATGATAGGAAATATTGTATTTGAAAGTGAACTAATTTCAGATAATGGCTCACCTCTCAAAATCGTTGGATTTGAGAATCATTCTGGGCGTACCTATCTGGGGGAAAGTGTTCGTCCTTTGGGTAAAGTCCTTTTCGGCAATGGTAATAATGGTACGGATGGATTTGAAGGCGCTGTCTATAAAAACGTTTATTGCTCATACTCCCATGGAAGTCTACTGCCAAAAAATCCCCTTCTGGCGGACCATCTGATATCTTTAGCCTTAAAGCAAAAGTATGATAAATTTGATGGCCTCAATCAGTTGGAAGATGCTTTTGAGAATGCCGCAAGATTTACCATGATTCAAAGGATATTAAAATAGTTTTAACCTATAAAAAATTATTGACTTTTGATTAAATTGCATGTTACTATAATTTTAATACAATACTTGTAAGTAAATGTGATGAGTGGGAAAAGTAAACTATATGAGTCTTCAAAGCGAGCAATGATTTGGTGGAAGCATTGCAGGATAGTATTTTCGAAGTTCTCCCATGAACAGTTGGCTGAACCTTTTATGTAGGTCATACCGGGTCTTTCCCGTTACAGGAAGAAGTGTATCGGAAAATTTATTTTCTTTTCCCGTACATGATTGAGTGGGTTTTTTACCAATTTGGGTGGTACCGCGTAGGCTATAAGTCTTCGTCCCTTGTTTATAGGGATGAGGGCTTTTTTATTTACTAAAACCCTAAATGCTAACTAGTTTACTTGAGACTTTTGTATTAAAAATTTTATTTGTGGAGGGTTAAGTTATGATTATTGTAATGAAGCAAAGTGCAACAGCAAAGGACATTGAAAACGTTGAAAGCAGGCTGCTTGATTTGGGTTTTAAAACCCATCCCATTCACGGAGATATAAAAACAGTAATTGGGGCAATCGGTGATAAAAGACTTCTTAATATTCACTCTATATCCCAGATGCAAGGTGTAGAAACCCTTGTACCTATTATGAAACCGTATAAACTTGCAGGTAATGAACTTCAGCATACACCGACAGTTATAGATGTGGGTGGAGTAAAAATAGGCGGCGAAGAGATTGTTGTAATGGCCGGGCCATGCGCTATTGAAAACGAGAAAGACTTTGTTGATACTGCAATCAGTGTAAAGGAAAGTGGAGCTAAAATCTTAAGGGGCGGTGCTTTTAAGCCCAGAAGTTCTCCATATGCATTCCAAGGACTTGAAGAAGATGGCCTTAAAATAATGGTTGCAGGTCGTGAAGCCACCGGACTTAAAATTGTTACTGAGGTTGTTGACACTAGAGATGTAGAACTTGTAAACAAATATACAGATATTTTTCAAATAGGTGCAAGAAACATGCAGAACTTCAGGTTATTAAGTGAAGTAGGCATGACCCGTAAGCCTGTACTATTAAAAAGAGGGCTGTCTGCAACTATTGAAGAATGGCTTATGGCTGCTGAATATATAATAGCTGAGGGTAATCATGACGTTATTCTTTGTGAAAGGGGTATACGTACTTTTGAAACAATGACTAGAAATACCCTCGATTTGAGTGCAATACCAGCAATAAAAGATGTTTCTCATCTTCCTGTTGTAGTTGATCCAAGTCATGCTACAGGTAACTGGAAATATGTCCCAGCCCTAGCAAAGGGAGCAATTGCTACAGGCGCAGATGGTCTTATTATTGAGGTTCACCCCAATCCACCATGTGCTTTATGTGACGGTCCTCAGTCTCTAAGGCCTATGAGATTTAAAAGCCTTATGGAGGAATTGAAATTGGTAGCACAGGCAGTACAAAGATCAATTTAATCCTACCAAAAAAGGAAAGCTACTGTTAAAATCAGAGCTTTCCTTTTCATTTATTGTATTTTTATATTATCTATATTATGTATTCTAAGTCAGCTGGTTCATAAGTAAAATCATTGTCCTCTTTAAAAATAACCTGTATACAGTCAACGCCACCGCAATTTAGCTTATCCAATTCATTTAGTTTCAAGTACATCAACGTGTTTTCAAAAATTTTTATGTTTATTCTGTCGAATATCTCTTTTTGTAAAATATCAACTATAGTTTTTATATTATCAACCGCGGAATGCATTGATTTTGACTCAATAATAACAGGTATTCTGGAGTTTGTAGGACTTAACAGCTTTACATGAAGTATTCCGGGATCAACAACATTTTGTGTAGGATATAGCAAATCTCTTTCAAATAGAAGTGAACTCATAACCCTTGCACCTCCTAAATTAGATAGTACATTTTTCCTTACACTATAAAAATATCACTATTTGTCAACATCGTAAAGCTTTTTATACATTTTATAGTATTTTTGTATCCTAGAAACATAATTTTCTGTTTCTTCAAAAGGTATAATACTAAGGCTCTTTCCGTCATGACTTTTTTCAGGATCTTTCAGCCATTTTGACACGTTTCCGCTACCTGCATTGTAAGCAGCCAATGCAACCACCGTATCATAATCAAACTGCTTTAACAGATTCGCCAAATACCAGCAGCCAATTTTTATATTTGTTTCGGGTTCAAGGAGCATACTTTTTTCAAAGTTATTAATTCCTGCCTTTTCAGCAGCCCACTCCCCCGTGCTGTCCATTATCTGCATGAGGCCCTTGGCTTCTCTAGGAGAAACAGCCTGGGAATTAAATCCGCTTTCTGCTTTTATAACCGCATAAACCATATAGTTATCAAGATTATATTGCCGGGCGTACTTCTCAACATACTCCGTATATTCCAAAGGATATAAGTATTCTAAAACATACCTTGAAGCAGCTATTCCTACTGCTGCTATGATAACAAGTGTGATTAGCACACCTAATATTTTTATACCGCCTTTTTTCTTTTTCCTCAAAAAAATCACCTTAACAGCCTTGCAAACTGAATTTCCACTTCTTTTCTAAGGAGTTTCACATCAGCATTATTATTGATAACTTTATTCGCAATACTTAAATATTCCTCATCTGAAATCTGGGATTGTATTCTCGAAACAGCTTCCTCATAGGTCATACCGTTTCTCTTCATGATTCTTTCAATCCTTACTTCCATTAAGGAAAATACTGTCCAAACCTCATCACATAAATCAAGAAAACCGTTTTTTATAGGAATGGGTGCATCAATAACAATAACTTTTGTCTGTTTTAGCAGCTGCTCTTCCACATTTTCTTTTATTTTTTTGGCAACATATTTATGCACAATACTGTTCAAGACCCTGAGTTTGTTTTCATCATTAAACACTAGGGCCGCTAGTTCCTTGCGTTTAAGCTGTCCCCAATCATCAAGTATATCCTTACCAAACTCCTGTGTCAACTCTTCTAAAGCCAATTTCCCAGGCTCTACCACCTCTCTGCTTATTACATCTGCATCAATTACTACAGCACCAAGTTCTTTGAGTATACTACTTACTGTACTTTTTCCGCTTCCTATTCCACCTGTTACCCCTAAAATAATTGATTTTCTATTTTGTTTCATACCAACTATCCCCATGTTTTACATCTACTGTTAAAGGCACTTTTAGTTGTACGGCATTTTCCATACAATCCTTTAGCAATTTTGATACTTCTTCCAATTCGGATTTTTCTGTTTCCACAATCAATTCATCATGAACCTGAAGAATAAGTTTTGACTTAAGCTTTCTCTTTTTTAGTTCATTGTAAACCTTTACCATTGATATTTTGATAATATCTGCTGCGCTTCCCTGAATAGGTGTATTCATTGCAACACGTTCCCCAAAGGAACGCATGTTAAAATTACTGGATTTTAGCTCAGGAAGATACCTTCGTCTGTTATAAAGGGTGGTCACAAACCCAAATTCTTTGCCTTTTTCAACAGTATCACTCATATACTCCTTAACCTTGGAATACTTGTCTAGATAGTCGTCTATATACTTTCTGGCTTCTTTTTTCGTTACCCCTATATCTTTTGATAGACTAAAATCACCAATACCGTAAACTATTCCAAAATTAACGGCTTTCGCTCTTGACCTCATAAGAGGTGATACCCCTTCCGGGGGTATTCCAAATACCTTTGATGCTGTAGTTGTATGAATATCCTCGTTTTTTAAGAAAGCTTCTATCATTGCAGGATCATCTGTTATATGCGCAAGTACTCTTAGCTCTATTTGTGAATAATCGGCATCCAATAGTACATAATCTTGATTGGTGGGAATAAATACCTTTCGTATTTTTCTTCCCATTTCCAATTTAACAGGTATATTTTGCAAATTAGGCTCAGTACTGCTGATTCTTCCCGTTGCCGTTACTGTCTGGTTAAAGTTTGAATGAATCTTACCATCCTCTTCTAGTACAGCCAAAAGTCCATCTGCATATGTTGACTTGAGCTTCATTAATTGTCTGTATTCGAGAATTCTTTCCACTATCTCATGCTTGTAGGAAAGCTGTTCTAGTACCTCCGCACTTGTTGAATATCCTGTTTTCGTTTTCTTTCCCACAGGCAGTCCAAGTTTTTCAAAAAGTATTACACCCAGCTGTTTTGGAGAATTAATATTAAAGGTCTCCCCGGCCTGCATGTATATTTCATTTTCAAGTATTACAAGTCTTGAATCCAATTCCTTTGAATATGCTTTCAGACCTTCTACATCAACTTTGAAGCCCCTTAACTCCATATCAGCCAGTACCTCAACAAGAGGAAGTTCTATTTTATAGTAAAGTTCATCCTGGCCATTCTCCCTTATAATTGGACGCAGCTTTTCAGTCAGCCCAAATATGGCATTTATCGCAGCAGCACAAACCTCCGATGAACTTACATCCTGTCCCTGGTCAAGTCTTTTGCCATGTTTATCATATAAAACTTCAACTGGGGTGATACTTTGTTTTAGCTTATCTTCAGAAAGCTCAGAAATTGTGTAAGTACTTCTGGTAGGTTCAAGTATATATGCTGCTATAAAAGTATCAAACACTACATTTTCAAGCTCTATTCCGTGAGATTTGAGATACTTGTATAAGTTTTTCAAATCATGTCCGTATTTTTCAATGTCCTTACTTTCAAACACTTCACGCAGTTCATTAATAGCCGCTTGGCAAGTTAATTTTTCAGAGAAAACAATATTTGCAGGAGCGTATTGCTCATTGCAAGCAAAAATACATAAATCATCCATATAACTGCCGGAAGGATCTACGTGATAATATACTGCTACTTTACCGCTAAGTTTAATTACATTTATATATGATTGTAATTCACTTATGGAATCAACATCTACATGTTCAATTTTTAAAGCTTCAGTTGCTTCAATAAAAGGAGTATTTTCCAGACCAAACTTTTCGATTAATGTTTTAAACTCAAGACGCTTGAAAATACTGTAAAGTTTTTCTTTGTCAATCTCTACTCTTGCATAGTCATTAAGGTTCTCAACTCCGGGTACTTCTCTGTATATAGTAGCCAGTCTTTTACTCATAAAAGCAAGTTCTTTGTTATTTTCCAGTTTTTCACGAACGCCCTTCTTCTCTACTTTATCTATGTTTTCATATAATTCTTCTAAAGAGTTAAACTTCTTAATCAAATCAAGGGCTGTTTTTTCGCCGATACCGGGTACTCCTGGAATGTTGTCCGAGGTATCACCCATAAGCCCCTTTACGTCTATAAGCTGTCTTGGTGTTACACCGTATTTCTCTATAACCTTCTCATAATCGTATTGATCTGTTTCGGTTTTATTTCCTCTTGTTACAGGAAGTTTTATTCTTGTATGGTTAGAAGCCAACTGCAATGAATCCCTATCTCCCGTTAGCAGTACTGCTTCCATTCCCTGCTTTTCGGCATACAAAGAAACTGTTCCCAAAATATCGTCAGCTTCAAACCCTTCTACTTCGACCCTTGCAATGTTCATTGCATCTAAAACCTGTTTTATCAGTGGAACCTGAACTGCCAACTCATTTGGCATTCCCTTTCTCTGAGCTTTGTATTGGTCATACTCCTTATGCCTGAATGTAGGAGCTTTTAAATCAAAAGCTACACAAACATATCTTGGATTTTCATCCTGAAGATATTTTGAAAGTATATTTATAAACCCAAAAACCGCATTTGTATATAAACCCTCAGACGTTGTAAGCATGGCTGCTCTGCTAAGTCCATAAAATGCTCTGTTAAGTATACTGTTTCCGTCTACAACTAAAATTTTGTCTTCCGAATTCATTTGTGCCTCCGCTAATTATTTATCTGCAAAAAATATTCTTACAGTTATCATACCACTATTCTTTACAATCTCATCCATCTTTTGCGATAAATCATTTATTTCTTTTTCCATGGTCAATGTTTCATCACCTTTTATGTCCATATTACTGATTTTTTGCACCAATTCATCTCTCTTTTTCTCAAGTTCTTTATATTGTTCAGTAATATTCTCTTGTGTTACAGGTAGCTTTATGCTAATCTCCAGATTATATTTATCATTAGCCAACTGTTGAATTTTTGTAAATGAGTCCAAAGGAATAACATAATCAACATAGTTATTTTGCTCCATCATAACTATAGCTTTGTCGTCAGCAGTTAGCTCCTTTCCTCCCAGCTCTGACATTAAACCCTTTAAGCCTTCATTTTTATTTTCTTTATCCTGGGTATCCAAACTTAAAGTCATTTCCGCTGTATTTGAAAAATATTGCAGTGTATAAGCAGTTTCATTTTCAGAAATATTGGTTTTGAATACTGACTCTGTATTCTCTTTTGATTCTACATCTATTTTTTTTGTACTTTGATTTGACTTTATTACTTCTTTATGTTTACTTTTTTCCTCAAAAACTCTTTTTTCTGAATAATTATTCTCTATTTTCCTATTGTCATCGACTGTTAGTTTATCGGATATTGGTTGGTTTTCATTACTATTGTCCTCCAGGGCAAAGTTCTGTACTGATTCCTTTGTGGAAATTGCAGAATCCTTTTCAATATCCTCGCCAGAACTAGATGCAGTTATACCTGCTGAAATATCAGCAGACTGCCTGTTTAAATCTGTATGGGGAATCAGGCTGTACGCCAATAAAGATATTACCAGCACAGCAGCCGTGGACAGCCCTGCAATTAACTTTTTATTATATATAAATAACCTGCCTTTATTTTCTTTTTCATTTTCCGCAACTATTACCAATTTATCATGGAGGGAAGTCGAAAAATTCTGTGGCAACATTATATCGCCACTTTCTCTGCACAACTCTGCCAAAGCTAAAGTTTCCTTGAAGTTTTTAGAACATTTGCTGCACTCATTCATGTGCTTTTCAAATTCTTTTTTAGTTGTCTCATCCATCATATCATCCATATATAATGATATATAGTAATCTGATTCTTTGCAGAAATCCATTTCTTACCCCTCCTTTTGATTTATTTGACGTAATCGGTAAATAAATGTTCCTTATCTTTGCATAGTAATTCTCTTAGTTCTTTTCTGGCTCTGCTGATTCTTGATTTTACAGTGCCCACAGGGATTTTCATTGTCTCTGATATTTCGTCATAGCTGAGACCCATAAAATCACGAAGAATGATAATCAAACGATTTTTTTCGTTCATTTTATCCATGGCTTCTTTTATAGCCTTTCTCTGTGCATTAGTCTCTGCTACTTTTTCCGGTCCCGGAATATTCGAAACCAGACTGTCTTTCAGTTGTAAATCCTCAAAGGTGCTCTGTTCTATGGAGACTGTTTTCTTTTTCTTGTTCTTTCTAATAAAATCCAGACATACATTGGTTGCAATTCTATAAAGCCATGTAGATATGGCACAATTTCCCTTAAAGTCTTTTATGTACTTGAAAGCCTTTATAAATGTCTCCTGAGCCTGTTCATATGCATCTTCGGTGTTATTAAGCATCCTATAGCAAATATTGTATACCTTTGAATAGTATACAGACATAAGCTCTTCAAATGCCCCTATATCCCCGCTTTGTGCCTTTTGCAACAAGTTGTTTTCATTTATTTTTTCCATATTTTAGATCCTTACTTTTATTATAGATCTGAAATGTCATTGTACCCAATAGCCTACAAGATTGCAAGTCTTCAACTATCAAAATTATTATATCATAATAATTTACAACAAAATTGTAACTTTAAATTATCATTTTGTATAATATATACAACCTTTTATTTTAATTTATATTATTGGAGGTTTTTTGCATTATATATCGAATACTGTACTGGAATCAAAATACAAATACATAAGAAGGAGTCTGCTATGATTAGTACTATTCTTGTAACTGATGATAATATCCTGGACAATGCAATACTAAGAAATTATCTTTACAAAGAACGTGTTAATATAGTTTCAGTCCTTAATGGACGAGAAGCTCTGGATATAGTAGAAAGCAGGAATGTTGATGTTATAATACTGGATTTGATAATGCCTGTTTTGGATGGGTTTGGTTTTCTTGAGGAATTCTGTAAAATGAATTCTTATAGGGAAATACCGGTAATAATCTCATCAAACTTAGAAATGGATCAAATTGAAAAAGCATTGAATTACGATATTTTTGATTTTATTCCAAAACCAATTAATAAGATTAACAGAATGGTGGTAGTAAATAAGGTAAGAAAAGCTATACAATTCCGAAAAATGATAAGTCAACTCAAATTACTTGAATCCAAAGTAACACACTCACCAGGATAGCTTATAGTCACTTTTCCTTCTCTGGCCAGTAAAGGACCCATTAATATAATTGATGATCTCATTTCTGCGGCAAGATCTTCAGTAACCTTTGTAGAGGATAATGTTGATGAATCTACAATTACAGCATTATCTTCTACTTTTACTTTGCAACCTAAAGTTCTTAAAATTTCAATTATAACTTCTACATCCTTAAACATAGGACAATTCTTGATTACATTCTCACCACGGTTAAGAATCGTAGCAGCCAGTATTGGTAAAACAGCATTTTTTGCACCTTCAATTTCTATTTCACCTTTTAATTTTTTACCTCCCGTGACTATTATTTTGCTCATAATAAAAAACACCTCCGTCATTGCGGGACACTGTTGATATTTGTAATGTCACTTTTTTCACTCCTATTTTAAAGTTAATGAAGTTAATTATAATAAGTTTTTATCTCGAAATATATGAAGCTTATAATAGCCCTATATAAAAAATTAAAATGCGTATATAAACCTCTATCCCTGCAATATCAGTTTATGCGTATGTGAATAAAGTGTTACTCATGTTTATTTTACAATACAAGGCAGGCTAATGCCTGCCTTGTATTGTTTTATCCAATCTGGGATTCTATACCCTTAACCTTTTGCTGTGCTTGTGAAATCTCCTGTTGGTTTGCATTTTGTACTGAATACCAGCCTTTTTGAGCCATCATATCAAAAACATGTTTCTGTTCATCAAAGGTTCTGGTCAATATACTTTTTGCATCGTTTCTAAGTGTAGGATTGGAACTTTCCAGAATCAAATTTGTTAATGATGATGCAGCAAGTTTTCTTTCATTTAATATTGATGCCAGTATTTCCTTATCAGTTAATTCTGCCATATTCTATACCTCCTATTGTTGACCTGCTGTGTTTATGTGCTTCATCAAAAGCTGTAAGCCATTCTTCTCTTCACTAGCCAAATGGTTGCAAAGATTCTTTATTTGGCTGTCATTTGCCAGCTGTGCACAACCTTGTAAATACTTTATGTTGTTTTCACACATACTGATATTATCCTGAATCAGCATCAGCTCTTTACTTGTAAGTGGCATGTCCATCCTCCCTTTTATCACGTAAAATTATTCAACTTAATATAAGTCGAATTCAAATGTTATTTTATACAAATATAATTATCATATTCCTAATTAATAATAATCGTATCAGGAGGAAAATCTCAAACCAAAGATGATATTTGAAATAATAGGTGATATATGGTAGTCTATTTAATTAGACATGATTAAATTATCAAAAAATAATTAAGCGGGTACAATTATGAAAATTAGAAAAAATAAGAAAAATAAGCATAATTTGCTAAATATGGCTCCACAAAAGCTCTTGGTTTTAAGCTTCATGGTTTTGATACTCGTTGGAGCAGTTCTCTTATCAATGCCTTTTTGCTCCAAATCAGGAGAATGGACACCTTTTATAAATGCTCTGTTTACTTCTACCTCGGCATCATGCATAACAGGTCTGATAGTTTACGATACCCATACTCACTGGTCCATTGCAGGTCAAATAATAATATTAACATTGGTTCAAGCCGGGGCTTTGGGAATTATCACCTTAGCAACCTTCTTTTCGTTATTATTAAAGAAAAAAGTTGGGTTAAAAGGAATGCTCATTGCGCAGGAATCCATTAATACCTTCAGGTATGATGAAGTCCTGAAAATTGTAAGAAAAATAGTAACTATAACTCTGATAGTTGAAACAATAGGAGCGTTAATTTTGGCTTTGAGATTTGTGCCCCAATTTGGTACATTCGGCTTATACATGAGTATTTTTTACTCTATTTCATCGTTCTGCAGTGCCGGTTTTGACATAACAAGCGGTGCCATTGAAGGTAAATTTCTTAGCGTTACGCCATTTAATCACGACCCTGTAGTAATATATACTATTTCAGGACTGATAATATTTGGCGGGCTTGGATATACGGTTTGGAGAGATTTATATGAGTTCAGAAAAAATAAGACTCTTCTTTTTCATACAAAACTGGTGCTTGTTATATCTTCTCTGCTTTTGATTTTAGGTACATTATTTATCTTTGCAACCGAATATAATAATCCTAAAACCCTGGGACCTATGAGCTTAATTGAAAAAATCAATGCGGCCTTCTTTCAATCCACAGCCGCCAGAAGTGCAGGCTTGAATTCAATAAATCTTGCAGATATGAAAGAGATTTCAAAGGTCTTCACAGTTTTCCTTATGTTTGTAGGCGCTGCTCCCGGTTCAACAGGAGGAGGTATAAAGGTTACTACCTTTGGAGTTATAATCATTACTATGTTTTCACAAATAAAAGGCTCCGGAGATGTAATTCTTTTCAAAAGAAAGCTAAACCAGTATACGGTAAATAAAGCCCTGTCAATAACCGGATTAAGTGCTGCACTTATATTAATAATTACCATTGCTATTGTTTCAATTCAAGGTGAATTTCATGTTTTGGATATACTGTATGAGACTACTTCAGCCTTTGGAACAGTTGGAGCAAGTCTTGGATTAACGCCCTTACTGAATACTGCCAGTAAAGCACTCATTATTCTCACAATGTTTTTTGGAAGAGTTGGCCCTCTGTCTTTTGCCATAGCATTGACTCTAAAGTCCTCTAAAAGGAATTCCGACATTGTTTATCCTGAAGCTAAGATTCTTGTAGGATAGTCTCATATAATCAGTCAACATAAAATAACCGCCTGTATCAGTTAAAATTATGACTGATACAAGCGGTTATTTTTATTTATAAACTAAACAATCTTTACCTTTACAAAGTTCTTCTTGCCCTTTTGAAGCATCATTTCACCGTTAACAAGGTCATTTGTACCAACCGTGTAATCAAAAGCAGTTATCTTTTCATCGTTCAGAAGTACCCCTCCCTGCTGAACAGCTCTTCTTGCCTCACTCTTTGAAGGAGTAAGTTCTGCAATCATCAACAAATCAACTATTTTTATACCGGCTTCAATATCAGCAGTTTTAACTTCAATAAACGGTATGTTATCTGATTTGCCTTTTCCTCCAAATATTGCTTCTGCGGCTTCTTTGGCTTTTTTTGCCTCTTCTTCACCGTGTACAATCTTAGTAACCTCATAAGCCAAAACTGCTTTTGCCTCGTTTATTCCCGCATCTTTCAATGAACCAAGTCTTCTTACCTCATCCATAGGAAGGAATGTCATTAGAGCAAGACAATTCTCAACATCATTATCAGCTATATTTCTCCAGTATTGGTAAAATTCGTATGGAGTCGTCTTTGCAGGATCAAGCCAAACTGCGCCGTTTTCAGTTTTGCCCATCTTTTTACCTTCACTTGTAGTAAGAAGTTTAAAGGTCATTCCGTAAACATCTCTACCCTCTGATTTTCTTACAAGGTTGATTCCCCCAAGAATATTTGACCACTGATCATCGCCGCCTAACTGCATCTTACAACCATATTTTTTGTTTAGAACAAGAAAATCATAGCTCTGCATAAGCATGTAGTTAAATTCAAGGAAAGTCAGTCCCTTTTCCATTCTTGATTTAAAACATTCTGCAGTAAGCATTCTATTTACAGAGAAATGTACGCCCACCTCTCTAAGGAATTCAACATAGTTCAACTCCATAAGCCACTCACTATTGTCAACCATAATTGCTTTGTTATCGGAGAAATCAATAAACTTGGATATTTGAGTTTTGAAACTGTCAGCATTCTGTTTAACAATTTCCCTAGTCATCATTTTTCTCATATCATTTTTACCTGTAGGATCTCCAACCATGGC contains:
- a CDS encoding response regulator, which translates into the protein MISTILVTDDNILDNAILRNYLYKERVNIVSVLNGREALDIVESRNVDVIILDLIMPVLDGFGFLEEFCKMNSYREIPVIISSNLEMDQIEKALNYDIFDFIPKPINKINRMVVVNKVRKAIQFRKMISQLKLLESKVTHSPG
- a CDS encoding UDP-N-acetylglucosamine 1-carboxyvinyltransferase, coding for MSKIIVTGGKKLKGEIEIEGAKNAVLPILAATILNRGENVIKNCPMFKDVEVIIEILRTLGCKVKVEDNAVIVDSSTLSSTKVTEDLAAEMRSSIILMGPLLAREGKVTISYPGECVTLDSSNLS
- a CDS encoding spore coat protein, which gives rise to MAELTDKEILASILNERKLAASSLTNLILESSNPTLRNDAKSILTRTFDEQKHVFDMMAQKGWYSVQNANQQEISQAQQKVKGIESQIG
- a CDS encoding TrkH family potassium uptake protein, whose translation is MKIRKNKKNKHNLLNMAPQKLLVLSFMVLILVGAVLLSMPFCSKSGEWTPFINALFTSTSASCITGLIVYDTHTHWSIAGQIIILTLVQAGALGIITLATFFSLLLKKKVGLKGMLIAQESINTFRYDEVLKIVRKIVTITLIVETIGALILALRFVPQFGTFGLYMSIFYSISSFCSAGFDITSGAIEGKFLSVTPFNHDPVVIYTISGLIIFGGLGYTVWRDLYEFRKNKTLLFHTKLVLVISSLLLILGTLFIFATEYNNPKTLGPMSLIEKINAAFFQSTAARSAGLNSINLADMKEISKVFTVFLMFVGAAPGSTGGGIKVTTFGVIIITMFSQIKGSGDVILFKRKLNQYTVNKALSITGLSAALILIITIAIVSIQGEFHVLDILYETTSAFGTVGASLGLTPLLNTASKALIILTMFFGRVGPLSFAIALTLKSSKRNSDIVYPEAKILVG
- the tyrS gene encoding tyrosine--tRNA ligase, whose translation is MSSVFDVLKERGFIAQITHEEEVKKLLSEEKVTFYIGFDPTADSLHIGHFLQLMVMAHMQQAGHVPIVLIGGGTAMVGDPTGKNDMRKMMTREIVKQNADSFKTQISKFIDFSDNKAIMVDNSEWLMELNYVEFLREVGVHFSVNRMLTAECFKSRMEKGLTFLEFNYMLMQSYDFLVLNKKYGCKMQLGGDDQWSNILGGINLVRKSEGRDVYGMTFKLLTTSEGKKMGKTENGAVWLDPAKTTPYEFYQYWRNIADNDVENCLALMTFLPMDEVRRLGSLKDAGINEAKAVLAYEVTKIVHGEEEAKKAKEAAEAIFGGKGKSDNIPFIEVKTADIEAGIKIVDLLMIAELTPSKSEARRAVQQGGVLLNDEKITAFDYTVGTNDLVNGEMMLQKGKKNFVKVKIV